The proteins below come from a single Mycolicibacterium sp. TY81 genomic window:
- the pe gene encoding acyltransferase PE — MNKRLASSLAIAATLLTVGASGPLADWIATADEPWAGSGSGSGAGGPIVPAIPPIGTPGRGYALGGAHVMGIPYDEYIRRTGADWFPGLNREIVDYPAGQVQGHVLSFIPGVDELHQKMPEIGLNGPSIGESVEVGKNNVINRVREGGPGTVIGLSEGAMVVHAVQDRLAYDPAAPPPNELSFATYGDPLAINPWTQSFLRQTYPVGSTVPALDFLMPPVVDSQYDTYQFISAYDSIADWPDRPDNLMALANAVVGLATGHTAVAFTNPKNVPPQNVIKTVNSRGATTTTYMIPEQHLPLVVPFKYLGMSEADMNHLDAVMKPMVDAGYSRNDDPATAPVTVDPVNGYDPAAATAPATQAAFGGAADPVSQLMSGINYVLSHGPSAH, encoded by the coding sequence ATGAACAAGCGACTTGCCAGCTCGTTGGCGATTGCCGCCACGCTGTTGACGGTCGGTGCCTCTGGGCCCCTTGCGGATTGGATCGCGACGGCCGACGAACCCTGGGCCGGGTCCGGTTCGGGCTCCGGCGCGGGCGGGCCCATCGTGCCCGCCATCCCGCCGATCGGTACCCCCGGCCGCGGCTACGCGCTCGGTGGTGCGCACGTCATGGGTATTCCGTACGACGAGTACATCCGTCGCACCGGCGCCGACTGGTTCCCCGGCCTCAATCGCGAGATCGTCGACTACCCCGCCGGCCAGGTGCAGGGCCACGTCCTCAGCTTCATCCCGGGCGTTGACGAACTGCACCAGAAGATGCCCGAGATCGGGTTGAACGGCCCGAGCATCGGCGAATCCGTCGAGGTCGGCAAGAACAACGTCATCAACCGCGTCCGCGAGGGCGGCCCCGGCACCGTGATCGGCCTGTCCGAGGGCGCCATGGTCGTGCACGCCGTGCAGGACCGGCTGGCCTACGACCCGGCCGCGCCGCCACCGAACGAGCTGTCGTTCGCCACCTACGGCGACCCGCTCGCCATCAACCCGTGGACGCAGAGCTTCCTGCGGCAGACGTATCCCGTCGGCAGCACGGTGCCCGCGCTCGACTTCCTGATGCCGCCGGTGGTCGACAGTCAGTACGACACTTACCAATTCATCTCGGCCTACGACAGCATCGCCGACTGGCCCGACCGCCCGGACAACCTGATGGCGCTCGCGAACGCGGTCGTCGGCCTGGCCACCGGCCACACCGCGGTGGCGTTCACCAACCCGAAGAACGTGCCGCCGCAGAACGTCATCAAGACCGTGAACTCCCGCGGCGCGACGACCACGACGTACATGATCCCCGAGCAGCACCTGCCGCTCGTCGTGCCGTTCAAGTACCTCGGGATGTCCGAAGCGGACATGAATCACCTCGACGCCGTGATGAAACCCATGGTGGATGCGGGATATTCGCGCAACGACGACCCGGCGACCGCACCGGTCACCGTTGATCCCGTCAACGGCTACGACCCCGCCGCCGCCACCGCCCCGGCGACGCAGGCCGCCTTCGGTGGCGCCGCCGACCCGGTGTCACAGCTGATGTCGGGTATCAACTACGTGCTGAGCCACGGGCCGAGCGCGCACTAG
- a CDS encoding endonuclease domain-containing protein, with product MQTPFIGSEAVALGRVRKHLLRSRFTPMFPDVYTDKSGDDLTIYHRATAAWLWSRRGGVIAGLTASKLHGAKYIDDSFPIELAWSGRRPPFGIVTHKVQLAADDVVVRGGLPFTSVERTAFDIGRRGTLDESIARLDALGNATGFTADAVRQLALGHRGARGMRQLVAALDLYDPGAESPPETALRLLLIRAGYPRPATQIPVRSADGKRQYYLDMGWEKYKLAVEYDGDHHRTDPRQFAYDIQRSEDLDELRWTRIRVVKRHNESGVLARVARAWAAAGEFATVPLDECASRSRNIA from the coding sequence GTGCAGACCCCTTTCATCGGCAGCGAGGCCGTCGCGCTCGGGCGGGTTCGCAAGCACCTGTTGCGCAGCCGGTTCACTCCGATGTTTCCCGACGTCTACACCGACAAGTCGGGTGACGACCTCACTATCTACCACCGCGCCACTGCGGCCTGGCTGTGGTCACGGCGCGGCGGGGTGATCGCCGGGCTCACCGCCTCGAAATTGCACGGTGCCAAATACATCGACGACTCTTTCCCGATCGAATTGGCTTGGTCGGGCCGACGACCGCCCTTCGGCATCGTCACGCACAAGGTCCAACTGGCGGCCGACGACGTCGTTGTTCGCGGCGGGCTTCCCTTCACCAGCGTTGAGCGGACGGCCTTCGACATCGGCCGCCGCGGCACCCTCGATGAGTCGATCGCTCGGCTCGACGCACTCGGCAACGCAACCGGTTTCACCGCGGATGCCGTCCGGCAGCTTGCGCTCGGGCATCGCGGCGCGCGCGGCATGCGGCAATTGGTCGCGGCCCTCGACCTGTATGACCCAGGTGCCGAGTCGCCACCGGAAACTGCGTTGCGGCTATTGCTCATTCGCGCCGGCTATCCGAGACCGGCTACCCAAATCCCGGTACGAAGTGCCGACGGTAAGCGCCAGTACTACCTGGATATGGGGTGGGAGAAGTACAAGCTGGCGGTCGAGTACGACGGTGACCATCACCGCACGGATCCGCGCCAATTCGCCTACGACATCCAACGGTCAGAAGACCTCGATGAGTTGCGCTGGACGCGGATACGTGTGGTCAAGCGCCACAACGAAAGCGGTGTGCTGGCTCGGGTTGCTCGCGCGTGGGCCGCGGCTGGCGAATTTGCGACGGTGCCGCTCGACGAGTGTGCGTCCAGATCGCGGAATATTGCGTAG
- a CDS encoding RND family transporter — MRRLADFVVRWPWAVIGLWITLAVALPLAVPSLNDMAQKHPLAMLPADAPSNVAARHMTEAFKEPGTDDLLLVVLINDRGLDRNDEATYRKLVDALRDDPRDVVMMQDFISTPPLRNFMTSKDKKAWVLPVGLAGALGTPQSYAAYNRVADIVRHSTAGSPLKIHLSGPAATVADLTVAGEKDRMPIEIAIAVLVLLVLLIVYRNPVTMMLPLAGIGMSLVIAQATVAGLSQLTGLGVSNQAIILLSAMIFGAGTDYAVFLISRYHDYVRQGLDSTDAVRRALGSVGKVITASAATVGVTFLGISFAKMGVFSTVGVSSAIGILVAFLAAVTLLPAIITLVGPKGWIKPRNEITAQLWRRSGARIVRRPRLHLVVSLLVLLLLASAAVFAKFNYDDRKAVAASAPSSIGYAALESHFNVNQSVPSYVLVQSPRDLRSPQALADLEQMASRISQLPDVAMVSGITRPLGEVPPEFRATFQAGLVGDRLTEGAGMIGQRTNDINRLAKGADTLATNLADVRGQVGQIATSLQTTLDAFTAIRSQYGGNKLVQNVEVAAKLVNSVSKLGNTLGLNYTAAKDMFGWVGPVLAALQNNAVCDLDVSCAETRGHFQRLEQARQDGTIDEINKLAGQLQTMQDQKTLNASVQQLQSAMTNLTKVMRSMGMDSPAGAQANLTKLRQGADRSATGSREVANGVDEVVEQIKLMRSGLDQAGAFLLSMKQNAAGPTQAGFNIPPEVLQLEAFKSASKMFISPDGHSVRYLVLTKLDPFSAAAMDQVNTIRDTARGAQPNTSLSDATVSMGGYPVALKDTRDYYQNDIRFIIIVTVAVVLLILMLLLRSLIAPLYLVGSVVLSYFAALGIGVVVFQYLFHQPLHWTVPPLAFVVLVAVGADYNMLFVSRMRDESPHGMRYGIIRTLSSTGGVITAAGLIFAASMWGLLFSSIGTVIQGGFVIGAGILLDTFLVRTITVPAMATLVGEANWWPSRPKPQGSEV, encoded by the coding sequence TTGCGACGGCTAGCCGATTTCGTGGTGCGGTGGCCTTGGGCGGTGATCGGCCTGTGGATCACGCTGGCCGTGGCGCTGCCCCTGGCCGTGCCGAGCCTCAACGACATGGCCCAGAAGCATCCGCTGGCCATGCTGCCCGCCGATGCGCCGTCGAACGTCGCGGCCCGGCACATGACCGAGGCGTTCAAGGAACCCGGTACTGACGACCTGCTGCTCGTCGTCCTCATCAACGACCGCGGCCTGGATCGCAACGACGAAGCCACCTACCGCAAGTTGGTGGACGCCCTGCGCGACGACCCGCGCGACGTCGTCATGATGCAGGACTTCATCAGCACGCCGCCCCTGCGCAACTTCATGACCAGCAAGGACAAGAAGGCCTGGGTCCTGCCCGTCGGCCTCGCCGGCGCGCTGGGCACGCCGCAGTCGTACGCCGCCTACAACCGCGTGGCCGACATCGTCCGGCACAGCACCGCCGGCAGCCCGCTGAAGATCCACTTGTCCGGACCGGCGGCCACCGTCGCCGACCTCACCGTCGCCGGTGAGAAGGACCGGATGCCCATCGAGATCGCCATCGCGGTCCTCGTGCTCCTGGTGCTGCTGATCGTCTACCGCAATCCCGTCACCATGATGCTGCCGCTCGCCGGCATCGGCATGTCGCTGGTGATCGCGCAGGCGACGGTCGCCGGACTGTCCCAGCTGACCGGGCTGGGGGTGTCGAACCAGGCCATCATCCTGTTGAGCGCCATGATCTTCGGCGCCGGCACCGACTACGCGGTGTTCCTGATCAGCCGCTACCACGACTACGTGCGGCAGGGCCTGGACTCCACCGACGCCGTCCGGCGGGCGCTGGGCTCCGTCGGCAAGGTCATCACCGCGTCGGCCGCGACCGTCGGCGTCACCTTCCTCGGCATCAGCTTCGCCAAGATGGGCGTCTTCTCCACCGTCGGCGTCTCATCGGCCATCGGCATCCTCGTGGCGTTCCTCGCCGCGGTCACGCTGCTGCCCGCGATCATCACGCTCGTCGGGCCGAAGGGCTGGATCAAGCCGCGCAACGAGATCACCGCGCAGCTGTGGCGCCGGTCCGGCGCGCGCATCGTCCGCCGGCCGCGACTGCACCTGGTGGTCAGCCTGCTGGTGCTGCTCCTGCTGGCCAGCGCCGCGGTCTTCGCGAAGTTCAACTACGACGACCGCAAGGCCGTGGCGGCGTCGGCCCCGAGCTCCATCGGGTACGCCGCGCTCGAGAGCCACTTCAACGTCAACCAGTCGGTGCCCTCGTACGTCCTCGTCCAGTCGCCACGCGACCTGCGCTCCCCGCAGGCCCTCGCCGACCTCGAGCAGATGGCATCGCGCATCAGCCAACTGCCGGACGTCGCCATGGTCAGTGGCATCACCCGTCCGCTCGGCGAGGTGCCGCCCGAGTTCCGGGCCACCTTCCAGGCCGGTCTGGTCGGTGACCGGCTGACCGAGGGCGCCGGCATGATCGGCCAGCGCACCAACGACATCAACCGGCTCGCCAAGGGCGCCGACACGCTCGCGACCAACCTCGCCGACGTGCGCGGCCAGGTCGGCCAGATCGCCACCAGCCTCCAGACGACGCTGGATGCCTTCACCGCGATCCGCAGCCAGTACGGCGGCAACAAGCTCGTGCAGAACGTGGAAGTCGCGGCCAAGCTCGTCAACAGCGTCAGCAAGCTGGGCAACACCCTCGGGCTGAATTACACGGCGGCCAAAGACATGTTCGGCTGGGTCGGTCCGGTGCTCGCGGCGCTGCAGAACAACGCGGTGTGCGACCTCGACGTGTCGTGCGCCGAAACCCGCGGCCATTTCCAGCGGCTCGAACAAGCGCGCCAGGACGGCACCATCGACGAGATCAACAAGCTCGCCGGGCAGCTGCAGACCATGCAGGACCAGAAGACGCTCAACGCGTCGGTGCAGCAGCTCCAGAGTGCGATGACCAACCTGACCAAGGTGATGCGCAGCATGGGCATGGACAGCCCCGCCGGCGCGCAGGCCAACCTGACCAAACTGCGCCAGGGCGCCGATCGGTCGGCGACCGGCAGCCGGGAGGTCGCCAACGGGGTCGACGAGGTCGTCGAGCAGATCAAGCTGATGCGTTCAGGCCTCGACCAGGCCGGGGCCTTCCTGCTGTCGATGAAACAGAACGCGGCCGGCCCGACCCAGGCGGGCTTCAACATCCCGCCCGAGGTGCTGCAGCTCGAGGCCTTCAAGTCGGCGTCCAAGATGTTCATCTCGCCCGACGGCCACTCGGTGCGCTACCTCGTGCTCACCAAACTCGACCCGTTCAGCGCCGCAGCGATGGACCAGGTCAACACCATCCGCGACACCGCGCGCGGCGCTCAGCCGAACACGTCGCTGTCGGATGCCACGGTCTCGATGGGTGGATATCCCGTGGCGCTCAAGGACACTCGCGATTACTACCAGAACGACATCCGGTTCATCATCATCGTCACCGTCGCGGTGGTGCTGCTGATCCTGATGCTGTTGCTGCGGTCGCTGATCGCGCCGCTGTATCTGGTCGGCTCCGTGGTGCTTTCGTACTTCGCGGCGCTCGGCATCGGCGTCGTGGTGTTCCAGTACCTGTTCCACCAGCCGCTGCACTGGACCGTGCCACCACTGGCATTCGTGGTGCTGGTCGCGGTGGGCGCCGACTACAACATGCTGTTCGTCTCGCGCATGCGTGACGAATCACCACATGGCATGCGCTACGGCATCATTCGCACACTGTCGTCGACCGGTGGCGTGATCACCGCGGCCGGCCTGATCTTCGCGGCCTCGATGTGGGGTCTGCTGTTCTCCAGCATCGGTACCGTTATCCAGGGCGGCTTCGTCATCGGCGCCGGCATCCTGCTGGACACCTTCCTGGTGCGGACCATCACCGTGCCCGCCATGGCCACGCTCGTCGGAGAAGCGAACTGGTGGCCGTCCCGACCGAAACCGCAAGGGAGCGAAGTATGA
- a CDS encoding condensation domain-containing protein, protein MRIGKITIGKIDDWTPIPGVLTSWHPTETAREVARQAPVSPVPVSYMQGQHIRGVVERTGSGLEYSRQIIATCEVPGQCDIAAMNEALNSYLRRHDTYRSWFEYTDDGEILRHTLSNPDDLEFEPVNHGELAVEDVRKHLVDIPTPLEWGCFSFGIVQSEDSFNFYAAIDHVHGDAALIGITMLEAHGRYTALTTGGSAFALPDAGSFDEWCVQEHERTSALTVDSPEVQAWIEFAENNNNSMPEFPLPLGNAMEPSVGDMVGESLLDPDQTARFEAACEAAGARFVGGLFACMAQVEHELTGAATYYGLTPRDTRRTSDNFMTQGWFTGLVPITVPIAAATFNEAAWAAQESFDGNLNMARVPYYRVLELAPWLDWPRPNFPVSNFLHGGAAPLNTILAATEMGYANNIGIYSDGRYSYQLTIYVFRYEGGTVMEVMYPDNPIAKKSVTRYLEAMKSVCTRIADGGNW, encoded by the coding sequence TTGCGAATCGGGAAGATCACGATCGGAAAGATCGATGATTGGACGCCGATCCCAGGAGTCCTGACGTCTTGGCATCCGACCGAAACGGCAAGGGAAGTGGCGCGGCAGGCGCCCGTCAGCCCGGTGCCGGTCAGCTACATGCAGGGCCAGCACATCCGGGGTGTCGTCGAGCGCACCGGCTCGGGCCTCGAGTACTCCCGGCAGATCATCGCGACATGCGAAGTGCCTGGTCAGTGCGACATCGCGGCCATGAACGAGGCGCTCAACTCCTATCTGCGCAGGCACGACACCTACCGCAGCTGGTTCGAGTACACCGACGACGGCGAGATTCTCCGGCACACCCTCAGCAACCCCGACGACCTCGAATTCGAGCCCGTCAACCATGGCGAGCTGGCGGTCGAGGACGTCCGCAAGCACCTCGTCGACATCCCGACGCCGCTGGAGTGGGGCTGCTTCTCCTTCGGCATCGTCCAGAGCGAAGACAGCTTCAACTTCTATGCGGCCATCGACCACGTCCACGGCGACGCGGCGCTCATCGGCATCACCATGCTGGAGGCTCATGGCCGGTACACAGCATTGACAACAGGGGGCTCAGCGTTTGCTCTGCCCGACGCCGGAAGCTTCGACGAATGGTGCGTCCAGGAGCACGAGCGCACCTCGGCGCTGACCGTCGATTCCCCCGAGGTCCAGGCCTGGATCGAGTTTGCCGAGAACAACAACAACAGCATGCCGGAGTTCCCGTTGCCGCTGGGGAACGCCATGGAGCCCTCGGTCGGCGACATGGTCGGCGAATCGCTCCTCGATCCGGACCAGACGGCGCGGTTCGAGGCCGCTTGTGAGGCGGCCGGCGCGCGCTTCGTCGGTGGCCTGTTCGCCTGCATGGCCCAGGTTGAGCACGAATTGACCGGTGCGGCAACGTATTACGGCCTCACCCCGCGCGACACCCGGCGGACGTCGGACAACTTCATGACGCAGGGCTGGTTCACCGGACTGGTGCCCATCACCGTGCCGATCGCCGCGGCGACCTTCAACGAAGCCGCCTGGGCGGCGCAGGAGTCGTTCGACGGCAACCTCAACATGGCGCGGGTCCCGTACTACCGCGTCCTGGAACTCGCGCCGTGGCTGGACTGGCCGCGGCCCAACTTCCCGGTGTCGAACTTCCTGCACGGCGGCGCGGCGCCGCTCAACACCATCCTCGCGGCCACCGAGATGGGGTACGCCAACAACATCGGCATCTACTCCGACGGCCGGTACTCCTACCAGCTGACCATCTACGTCTTCCGCTACGAAGGCGGCACGGTCATGGAGGTCATGTACCCCGACAACCCCATCGCCAAGAAGTCCGTCACCCGGTACCTCGAGGCGATGAAGTCGGTCTGCACGCGGATCGCCGACGGCGGGAACTGGTGA